The following are from one region of the Pseudodesulfovibrio piezophilus C1TLV30 genome:
- a CDS encoding sialidase family protein: MPSLSDQADRHVIIDRRQGEYICFPDVIRLRNGQLLIAYNEADQHVTPSRRALLVKHSLDNGRTWGKATRIGDAVSHCPRLVQMDDDMVLLSDSNGLFHFSKDNGRTWESQRANALAHDMIDKVIDLGDDLLLTTGHMHRGTYPQPAIRQAPAEQMAYRSEDRGANWQPISALARERNLVLCEASMVRLPDKRILALMRENSFVYEPMYACLSDDDGDTWTDPTPTPLIGHRPTLGLVDDSRLLVTYRNVAPDPGTCAWTGSLEELMSDFAVQGRHEDQTNPKLSNEGLKVVNDEGSESVVRYALRPMTDPRSARATLEARVRVDTAGPNGCGLRLGIWWYLFPDHILPEGEDQAPMAIPPDQFNTIRLEYADGTVSLFVNDTFQTQITVNRDHANTRPILFGAPYPFEDNAVSCIWESVSLTIREPCRGRDYSWQWQAQSDGFPDQWALDAILELKNDRHAAAPDFGYSGWAMLDDGTFYGVYHHGGGTDDEYEPLFSAHIQGTYFSLKDFGIE, from the coding sequence ATGCCCAGCCTGTCAGATCAAGCAGATCGCCATGTCATCATTGACCGACGTCAAGGAGAGTATATCTGCTTTCCAGATGTCATCCGCCTCCGGAATGGACAGCTTCTCATCGCCTATAACGAGGCAGACCAGCATGTCACCCCAAGCCGGAGGGCTCTTCTTGTCAAACACAGCCTGGATAATGGCAGAACCTGGGGAAAAGCCACTCGCATAGGGGATGCTGTCTCTCATTGCCCCAGACTTGTCCAGATGGACGATGACATGGTGCTGCTTTCAGACAGCAATGGATTATTCCACTTCAGCAAGGATAACGGCCGAACGTGGGAGAGTCAAAGAGCAAATGCACTGGCCCATGATATGATAGACAAGGTGATTGACCTTGGTGACGACCTGCTCCTGACAACTGGACACATGCATCGCGGCACATATCCGCAACCGGCCATACGGCAAGCTCCTGCGGAACAAATGGCATATCGTTCCGAAGATCGAGGAGCCAACTGGCAGCCAATATCCGCTCTTGCCCGCGAACGGAATCTCGTCCTGTGCGAAGCTTCTATGGTTCGCCTGCCTGACAAGCGAATTCTCGCCCTAATGCGTGAGAACAGCTTTGTCTATGAACCGATGTATGCATGCTTAAGTGACGATGATGGGGACACATGGACCGATCCGACACCGACCCCCCTCATTGGTCACCGTCCGACTTTGGGCCTGGTGGACGACTCCAGGCTCCTGGTCACCTACCGCAATGTCGCACCCGACCCCGGAACCTGTGCATGGACCGGAAGCCTCGAAGAATTAATGAGTGACTTCGCTGTGCAGGGACGTCATGAAGATCAGACCAACCCGAAATTGAGCAATGAGGGATTAAAGGTCGTCAATGATGAAGGAAGCGAATCCGTTGTCCGATACGCCCTTCGCCCAATGACTGATCCCCGCTCCGCTCGGGCAACCCTTGAAGCCAGAGTACGTGTAGACACAGCCGGACCGAACGGCTGTGGCCTCCGCCTCGGTATCTGGTGGTATCTCTTCCCGGATCATATCCTCCCGGAAGGAGAAGATCAGGCACCCATGGCAATCCCCCCAGATCAATTCAATACAATCCGGTTGGAATATGCAGACGGCACAGTTTCACTTTTCGTCAATGACACTTTTCAGACACAAATCACCGTCAACAGAGACCACGCCAACACACGCCCCATCCTTTTCGGCGCACCCTACCCTTTTGAAGACAACGCCGTCTCCTGTATATGGGAAAGTGTCAGCTTGACAATCAGGGAGCCATGCCGAGGTCGGGACTACTCATGGCAATGGCAGGCACAAAGCGACGGATTCCCAGACCAGTGGGCGCTTGATGCCATACTGGAACTGAAAAACGATCGGCATGCTGCGGCCCCGGATTTTGGGTATTCAGGCTGGGCCATGCTGGATGATGGGACATTTTATGGAGTCTACCATCATGGTGGTGGGACGGATGACGAATATGAGCCATTGTTCTCGGCCCATATTCAAGGAACATATTTCTCTCTTAAAGATTTCGGAATAGAATAA
- a CDS encoding BON domain-containing protein — protein sequence MRSMTILLLCLVPLGLPGCAAVPFGLGLIPGAPSYVSSLIGNGQTVYETAVDERTTRQQMLDAIIAGHAQAELYKNKEIRPNQITTHCYFGKVYLVGEYDDQEQLRTIYKCMETVKDKRGIINRLYLKDTEHKTDFLSNQTTMTELKAQLLADFKVTSSPVKVEIVHDDIILLGVISDKTERDRIMAHALNSVQQGRVVSYLYHQENAGPQPRIMSAGLPSLNTAAAPSPPEKGPQRHTIKDIPHTIASATPTVPLVVNGRISGL from the coding sequence ATGCGAAGTATGACCATTCTTTTATTGTGTTTAGTCCCGCTCGGGCTACCAGGGTGTGCAGCTGTTCCATTTGGCCTTGGATTGATACCGGGAGCACCATCCTATGTTTCTTCCCTCATAGGAAATGGGCAGACCGTCTACGAAACAGCAGTGGATGAACGGACCACCCGTCAACAGATGCTTGATGCCATCATTGCAGGCCATGCACAGGCGGAATTGTATAAAAACAAAGAGATTCGGCCAAATCAGATCACAACCCATTGCTACTTCGGAAAAGTCTATCTCGTGGGTGAGTATGATGACCAGGAACAACTTCGTACTATTTACAAATGCATGGAGACAGTGAAGGACAAACGCGGCATCATCAATCGCCTCTACTTGAAAGACACCGAGCACAAGACGGACTTCTTGAGCAATCAGACAACCATGACCGAACTCAAAGCACAGCTTTTGGCTGATTTTAAAGTCACAAGCTCCCCGGTGAAAGTGGAAATAGTACACGATGACATTATCCTGCTCGGCGTTATTTCCGATAAAACCGAACGGGACCGCATCATGGCCCATGCTCTAAATTCCGTTCAACAAGGTCGTGTGGTATCATATCTATATCATCAGGAGAATGCCGGTCCCCAGCCGCGCATCATGAGTGCGGGATTACCAAGCCTGAATACCGCAGCCGCACCGAGTCCACCAGAGAAAGGCCCACAACGGCACACCATAAAGGATATCCCTCACACCATAGCCAGCGCCACCCCCACAGTCCCATTGGTCGTCAATGGCAGAATCTCAGGTCTCTGA
- the infA gene encoding translation initiation factor IF-1 produces the protein MAKEEGITVQGTVEEALPNAMFRVELENGHSVLAHISGKMRKFRIRVMPGDTVTVELSPYDLTRGRITFRPR, from the coding sequence ATGGCAAAAGAAGAAGGAATCACAGTCCAGGGCACCGTCGAAGAAGCGTTGCCCAATGCAATGTTCCGTGTGGAACTTGAAAACGGACATTCCGTGCTCGCACATATTTCCGGAAAAATGCGCAAATTTCGTATTCGTGTTATGCCCGGCGACACTGTTACCGTCGAACTCTCCCCCTACGATCTGACACGCGGTCGCATCACCTTCCGCCCACGCTAA
- a CDS encoding tetratricopeptide repeat protein: MSNDYEVMGVYSHSTKYQYKLGERGSRYRHGTFWFVRKRSEELYEVRPLNANHIPTGVCKLVSKEDFLLYYTPELSYYQDNTLPCLETLQKKVRMGRRYFNLGQLDRAEEVFCGAVLLQDDNVEGNLGLSQVYAEQQEYTKLRRMLDKLLNIDEVFREEQRHRFNEFGINLRKKKLFDDAIRFYTKALEVHEEDENLHFNIARAYHCKGLGRPCCDHLNRALELNPGMPEAQSFLKLIQTETENTQKLLESVEKRAHAQAKDDDMTEDKRSRSSRPIKLEF, translated from the coding sequence GTGAGCAATGACTACGAAGTGATGGGAGTTTATTCCCACAGTACCAAATATCAGTACAAGCTCGGGGAGCGAGGTTCTCGCTATCGGCATGGGACATTCTGGTTTGTCCGCAAACGTAGTGAAGAGCTATACGAGGTCCGTCCCCTCAATGCAAACCATATCCCCACTGGGGTTTGCAAGTTGGTTTCTAAGGAAGACTTTCTTCTCTACTATACACCGGAGCTTTCCTACTATCAGGATAACACGTTGCCCTGCCTTGAGACATTGCAGAAAAAAGTTCGCATGGGGCGACGTTATTTCAATCTTGGACAACTGGACCGCGCGGAAGAAGTTTTCTGTGGCGCAGTCCTTCTTCAAGATGATAATGTGGAGGGAAACTTAGGGCTGTCCCAAGTGTATGCCGAGCAACAGGAGTATACCAAGCTGCGTCGAATGCTCGATAAACTTTTGAATATTGATGAAGTCTTTCGTGAAGAGCAGCGGCACCGTTTTAATGAGTTTGGCATTAATTTGCGCAAGAAAAAACTCTTTGATGACGCCATTCGATTTTACACAAAAGCCCTTGAAGTTCATGAAGAAGATGAGAATTTGCATTTCAATATTGCCCGCGCCTATCATTGCAAGGGACTCGGGCGGCCGTGTTGCGATCATCTCAACCGAGCGTTGGAGTTGAATCCGGGGATGCCGGAAGCGCAGAGTTTTCTCAAATTGATACAAACGGAGACCGAAAACACGCAGAAGTTGCTGGAGAGTGTTGAAAAGAGGGCACATGCTCAGGCCAAGGACGATGATATGACAGAGGATAAACGATCCAGATCATCTCGTCCGATCAAACTGGAGTTCTGA
- a CDS encoding phenylacetate--CoA ligase family protein, with the protein MTHRFIPDLTEEHIADKQLTGLQWTARHAFDGSPFYRSRMKSQGVVPEDIRTLEDIRKLPFTTAEDLKDGYPMPLLSVPEADVVRIHGSSGTTGKRKILAYTKNDLDLWQDMFARCYELAGLTVEDRVQICVGYGLWTAGAGFQLGCERFGAMALPVGPGLLEIQLQMLTDLRSTCLCSTASMALLMGEEVQKQGLFDRVALKKAIFGAETHTTKMRKQFEESLGLEHSFDIIGMTELYGPGTGLECMAHEGIHYWADLYIMEILDPETLTPVAPGEVGEMVVTSLQKEASPLIRYRTRDLTRLIPGACSCGVSMPRVDKIMGRSDDMFIFRGVNIYPGQIGSVLGSFDDLSAEYQISLTRRDGLDHMSVSVEHGPQASRETSTALARKVSEEIRKHILVRSDVRILGPGELPRSFAKTKRVQDERGTD; encoded by the coding sequence ATGACCCACCGCTTCATCCCCGATCTGACCGAGGAGCACATTGCCGATAAACAGCTGACCGGCCTTCAATGGACGGCCCGGCATGCCTTTGACGGCAGCCCTTTCTACAGATCACGCATGAAATCACAGGGGGTCGTTCCCGAAGATATCAGAACCCTGGAGGATATACGCAAACTCCCCTTCACCACGGCGGAAGACCTCAAGGATGGCTACCCGATGCCTCTGCTCTCCGTTCCCGAAGCAGATGTTGTTCGCATCCATGGCTCCAGTGGAACCACAGGTAAACGCAAAATTCTCGCGTATACGAAAAACGATCTTGATCTCTGGCAGGATATGTTTGCCCGCTGTTACGAACTGGCAGGCCTGACGGTCGAGGACAGGGTTCAGATTTGTGTAGGGTATGGATTATGGACAGCAGGAGCAGGGTTTCAACTCGGCTGTGAGCGGTTCGGGGCCATGGCACTCCCGGTCGGACCTGGCTTGCTCGAAATTCAATTGCAAATGCTTACAGACTTACGCTCCACCTGTTTATGTTCCACAGCGTCTATGGCCCTCCTTATGGGAGAAGAAGTGCAAAAGCAGGGATTATTCGATCGGGTGGCTCTCAAAAAAGCCATTTTCGGAGCAGAAACCCATACCACAAAAATGCGCAAACAATTCGAGGAATCCCTCGGTCTGGAACACAGCTTCGATATTATCGGTATGACAGAACTCTACGGCCCCGGAACCGGGTTGGAGTGCATGGCGCACGAGGGAATCCATTATTGGGCGGACCTCTACATCATGGAAATTCTCGACCCGGAGACCCTCACCCCCGTCGCCCCCGGCGAGGTAGGGGAAATGGTTGTGACCAGCCTGCAAAAAGAAGCCTCCCCATTGATTCGATACCGTACCCGCGATCTGACCAGACTGATTCCCGGCGCGTGTTCCTGTGGAGTGTCCATGCCCCGTGTGGACAAGATCATGGGACGAAGTGACGACATGTTCATTTTTCGAGGTGTCAATATTTACCCCGGCCAGATCGGATCAGTCCTCGGCAGCTTTGATGACCTGTCTGCCGAATATCAGATATCACTGACCCGTCGTGATGGCCTTGACCACATGTCTGTCAGCGTCGAACATGGTCCACAGGCGTCACGCGAAACCTCTACTGCACTGGCCCGCAAGGTTTCAGAAGAGATCAGAAAACATATTCTGGTCCGCAGTGATGTCAGAATACTTGGTCCAGGCGAACTGCCACGCAGCTTTGCCAAAACAAAACGGGTCCAGGACGAACGAGGGACAGACTGA
- a CDS encoding prepilin peptidase translates to MDQLPPYFFYIAAAVIGLELGGLSSIFIQRWIDNVPICRPGRSICPACQSKLEWRDTLPIMSYFLLRGRCRHCQARIGAQYLLVEISCLAWSLALVNLHGFSLAWGIHLVLGTMLIAGSFIDFETFLLPDRITLGGTSLALATAFLLKTPGWQSAMIGCLVGALAFWVIERLYVWRGKFGVGLGDVKLMAMIGAMVGVEGLPVTIVLTGVLSYLALGIMALRMGRDVFAKPIPYGPFLSLGCMLSILYGKQILVWWGRM, encoded by the coding sequence ATGGATCAACTCCCTCCGTATTTCTTTTATATAGCAGCAGCGGTCATTGGGCTGGAGCTTGGTGGTCTGTCTTCCATTTTTATTCAACGTTGGATCGATAACGTTCCTATTTGTCGCCCTGGACGATCCATCTGCCCGGCCTGCCAAAGCAAGCTTGAGTGGCGCGATACGCTCCCAATAATGAGTTATTTTCTGCTCAGGGGGCGCTGTCGGCATTGTCAGGCGCGTATCGGAGCGCAATACCTTCTGGTCGAGATTTCCTGCCTTGCATGGTCACTTGCGCTCGTGAATCTGCATGGTTTTTCTCTTGCATGGGGAATCCACCTCGTGCTCGGCACCATGCTAATTGCGGGGAGTTTCATTGACTTTGAGACCTTTCTTCTCCCTGACAGAATCACTCTTGGGGGCACATCCCTCGCGCTTGCAACGGCCTTTCTCCTCAAGACTCCGGGCTGGCAGAGCGCCATGATAGGCTGTCTTGTCGGAGCTCTGGCCTTTTGGGTCATAGAGCGACTGTATGTATGGCGGGGCAAGTTCGGAGTTGGCCTCGGTGATGTGAAACTCATGGCCATGATAGGGGCCATGGTCGGAGTGGAAGGGTTGCCTGTCACTATAGTGCTGACAGGCGTGCTCAGCTATCTCGCCCTCGGCATCATGGCTCTCCGGATGGGACGTGACGTGTTTGCCAAACCTATTCCCTATGGACCATTCCTTAGCCTTGGTTGCATGCTTTCCATCCTTTACGGGAAGCAAATCCTGGTGTGGTGGGGCCGGATGTGA
- a CDS encoding RNA recognition motif domain-containing protein: protein MAKNIYVGNLPWSSTEEDVRATFEAYGEVYSVKLINDRETGRPRGFGFVEMEDQGALEAIENLDGKDFGGRNLKVNEARPRPERPRW, encoded by the coding sequence ATGGCTAAGAACATCTATGTGGGCAATTTGCCCTGGAGTTCCACGGAAGAGGACGTACGCGCTACATTTGAAGCCTACGGCGAAGTTTACTCGGTAAAACTGATTAACGATCGCGAAACAGGCCGCCCTCGCGGCTTCGGATTCGTCGAAATGGAAGACCAGGGTGCTCTCGAAGCCATCGAGAACCTGGACGGCAAGGACTTCGGGGGCCGCAATTTGAAGGTCAACGAAGCTCGTCCGCGTCCAGAACGCCCGCGCTGGTAG
- a CDS encoding ArnT family glycosyltransferase gives MDALLAKAGSYIIPIPSIMTKSNESYSLRLDVLALVIIAISFAIRYWFVATGQLNLVQDEAQYWDWIRRPQLSYYSKGPLIAWVISTWCSVFGSTELGVRFGAVLGMTGIQTALYIGISRVWREYRLALYVLFIAATLPLLNGLGILMTTDNPLIFCWTVAFFALSAATRNKPDQTPGNTPFVILAIVLALGILAKYMMLAFLVIATIYALILQFRGQMPKRFWQRFALASLVGTLVGLTPILIWNMGNDWVGFKHVAKLSTGESKAFKIRLMPFLEMFGAQVGLLAPWWFSLIMIGGWRAVKKSIIGPIGAFDEKYRHALQAALFFWPLWLTITFWALKSKTEANWTAVSFMAAAIVGGMAFKKWWTKPNRSRRGRQILVGVATLLTLFIFVSPLAPLPAQYNLTKRLKGWEGLGLEMQRLAAAEFENPNHVFFFSNKYDITSELAFYTPGQPFTYCLWTPDRRMNQYDLWPGPDETKIGWDAIMVRKRFTNSPIPRETLDLFESVSPPIFFESSFHDQPARKFTLHLCRGFKGQWPVHSSHRF, from the coding sequence ATGGACGCCCTCCTTGCCAAGGCAGGGTCATATATTATACCCATCCCCTCAATCATGACAAAATCCAACGAATCATATTCTCTGCGGCTGGACGTCCTCGCTTTGGTGATCATCGCCATCTCTTTTGCGATCAGATACTGGTTTGTGGCTACCGGCCAACTCAACCTCGTACAAGATGAAGCCCAGTATTGGGATTGGATTCGACGCCCGCAGCTTTCCTATTATTCCAAAGGCCCACTGATCGCCTGGGTCATTTCCACCTGGTGCTCTGTTTTCGGCTCCACAGAACTGGGAGTCCGATTCGGTGCAGTCCTCGGGATGACTGGTATCCAAACCGCGCTTTATATTGGTATCTCAAGAGTCTGGCGCGAATACCGCTTGGCTCTCTATGTCCTTTTCATAGCGGCCACCTTACCGTTGCTCAATGGACTGGGTATACTCATGACCACGGACAACCCGCTCATCTTCTGCTGGACCGTGGCTTTTTTCGCACTCTCTGCCGCAACGCGGAACAAACCGGATCAAACTCCGGGCAATACCCCCTTCGTCATCCTGGCGATTGTCCTGGCGCTGGGCATTCTGGCCAAATACATGATGCTCGCGTTCCTGGTCATCGCCACGATCTACGCCCTTATTCTTCAATTCCGAGGCCAGATGCCGAAGCGATTCTGGCAACGATTTGCCTTGGCCTCCCTGGTCGGCACTCTTGTGGGACTCACTCCCATCCTGATCTGGAATATGGGCAACGATTGGGTCGGTTTCAAGCATGTGGCAAAATTATCTACAGGAGAATCCAAGGCTTTCAAAATTCGCCTTATGCCGTTTCTCGAGATGTTCGGAGCGCAAGTGGGCCTGCTGGCACCTTGGTGGTTCTCTCTCATCATGATCGGCGGCTGGCGTGCAGTGAAAAAATCAATCATCGGTCCCATCGGAGCCTTTGATGAAAAATACCGGCACGCTCTTCAGGCCGCCCTCTTCTTTTGGCCCTTGTGGCTGACCATTACATTTTGGGCGCTTAAATCCAAAACCGAAGCGAACTGGACTGCGGTTTCGTTCATGGCAGCAGCCATTGTGGGCGGTATGGCCTTCAAGAAATGGTGGACAAAACCGAACCGCAGCCGCCGTGGCCGTCAGATACTTGTTGGAGTTGCCACTCTTTTGACCCTTTTCATCTTCGTCTCGCCCCTTGCTCCTTTGCCAGCACAATACAACCTGACAAAGCGCCTCAAAGGGTGGGAAGGGCTCGGTCTGGAAATGCAACGGCTCGCTGCCGCCGAATTCGAAAATCCGAACCATGTCTTCTTTTTCAGCAACAAGTATGACATCACGTCTGAACTTGCGTTTTACACCCCCGGCCAACCATTCACCTATTGCCTGTGGACACCTGACCGACGCATGAATCAATATGACCTCTGGCCCGGACCTGACGAAACAAAAATCGGATGGGATGCCATCATGGTTCGTAAACGTTTCACGAACTCACCCATCCCGCGCGAGACGCTTGACCTCTTTGAATCCGTCAGTCCGCCGATATTTTTTGAGTCGAGCTTCCATGACCAACCTGCTCGCAAATTCACCCTCCACCTCTGCCGGGGATTCAAAGGACAATGGCCTGTCCACTCCTCTCATAGATTCTAA
- the polA gene encoding DNA polymerase I: MSLKERLNLNTEPVYLIDGTALLYRAFYARTDLSRSDGFPTNAINTVLRVLMNILRDENPTHVAFLMDGKGPTFRNALYDLYKANRPSMPEPLAQQIEPVRTGVELLGFKLFISDGVEADDCICALAEKYKSERPVVIMASDKDLKQSLDTNVFMVSQHGRNETIYTLDGFREKEGMEPSTWPDFQALIGDSADNIPGIPKVGPVTARKIFAETGPTLEDLRDNYTRLPDKLRDKVEPELENVFLYRQLTRMKTDCCDIPLEDFRIRQPDTDALHAFLDEFELRGLKRMVPTSSASASPDSSIPSPKAKPSPSASSGMLSLFGDTPPAKQEPEAPLVTQAISTPSELPNFAGEDVGLLMEDTGFFLGLEGIEYHFTGSPADLVRALADSSVIATPSVQDLLRADEAWGYILSSQWFDLSLAAYLLDPESRNYTWPRLRQSLYQDGRPEFSDVTADLHPQAKGCAALAYMRGIQGQVQSAELVPLMRDLEIPLIPALVGMEKAGIGIDLTSFKEFLDDVSGQLDSLTRSIINHAGEEFNIRSSQQLAVVLFDTLKIKAGSKTATGKRSTANQVLEKIKDAHPIVEDILNYRMLEKLRSTYLEPLPKLVDKNARLHTHFNQLATATGRLSSSKPNLQNIPIRGKYGPRMRACFTASEGNLLAAADYSQIELRVLAHFSQDPALLEAFRNDEDIHTRTAALLTDKSPEEVLPDERRNAKTINFGLIYGMGVQKLARELKIKQTEAKEFTERYFEKLSTLKAYYDTIVSDAQEHGFVTTLAGRRRLLPELHSKNTMLASEARRQAVNTVIQGTAADIIKMAMVAAHTDKQLAALGAKLILQVHDELIVEAPEAHIEAAGARLVEIMQDAADLAVPLKVDMGVAKDWGDAH, encoded by the coding sequence ATGTCCCTCAAAGAACGCCTCAATCTCAATACGGAACCCGTCTATCTCATTGACGGGACCGCGCTGCTCTATCGCGCTTTTTATGCTCGCACTGACCTTTCCCGCTCGGATGGATTTCCTACTAATGCCATCAATACAGTCCTCCGAGTTCTCATGAATATCCTGCGAGATGAAAACCCGACTCATGTCGCGTTTCTCATGGACGGAAAGGGACCGACGTTTCGAAATGCTCTGTACGATCTTTACAAAGCCAACCGACCATCAATGCCGGAACCTCTGGCACAACAAATAGAGCCGGTTCGAACCGGAGTGGAACTGCTTGGTTTCAAACTTTTCATTTCTGACGGAGTCGAGGCGGATGACTGCATCTGTGCTCTTGCGGAAAAATACAAAAGCGAACGGCCAGTAGTGATAATGGCCTCGGACAAAGATCTCAAGCAAAGTCTGGACACGAACGTCTTCATGGTCAGTCAACACGGCCGAAATGAAACCATCTACACTCTGGATGGTTTTCGGGAAAAAGAGGGCATGGAGCCTTCAACATGGCCTGATTTCCAAGCCCTTATCGGGGACTCGGCGGACAACATCCCTGGCATTCCCAAAGTCGGCCCGGTAACAGCACGCAAGATTTTTGCCGAGACAGGCCCGACTCTTGAAGACCTAAGGGACAACTACACCCGGCTCCCGGACAAACTGCGAGACAAGGTCGAACCGGAACTCGAAAATGTTTTTCTTTACCGTCAGCTTACCCGCATGAAAACCGATTGCTGTGACATCCCGCTGGAGGACTTCCGAATCAGGCAGCCGGACACAGATGCCCTCCACGCTTTTCTCGATGAATTTGAACTTCGAGGACTCAAGCGGATGGTTCCGACAAGCAGTGCCAGTGCCTCTCCAGACTCCTCCATTCCTTCCCCAAAGGCCAAGCCTTCACCATCTGCCAGCAGTGGGATGCTCTCCCTTTTTGGAGACACACCACCCGCAAAACAGGAACCGGAAGCGCCTTTGGTGACACAAGCAATATCCACTCCGTCAGAGCTTCCAAATTTTGCAGGTGAGGATGTCGGCCTGCTCATGGAGGACACTGGCTTTTTTCTGGGACTCGAAGGCATCGAATATCATTTTACAGGTTCTCCGGCTGACCTTGTCCGCGCCTTGGCAGATTCCTCGGTCATTGCCACTCCGAGTGTACAAGACCTGCTTCGTGCAGATGAAGCATGGGGCTACATCCTCTCTTCCCAATGGTTCGACCTCAGTCTGGCCGCCTACCTACTTGACCCTGAATCGCGCAACTACACATGGCCGCGATTGCGTCAATCACTGTACCAGGATGGCCGCCCCGAATTCTCCGACGTAACAGCGGACCTGCACCCCCAGGCCAAAGGATGCGCTGCTCTTGCATACATGCGTGGTATACAAGGACAGGTTCAGAGTGCCGAACTTGTTCCACTCATGCGCGATCTGGAAATTCCACTTATTCCGGCTTTGGTCGGCATGGAAAAGGCAGGTATCGGCATTGACCTCACTTCCTTCAAGGAGTTTCTTGATGATGTTTCCGGCCAACTCGATAGCCTGACGCGATCCATAATCAATCACGCTGGAGAGGAATTCAATATTCGCTCCAGCCAGCAGCTTGCAGTGGTGCTCTTTGACACGCTCAAGATCAAGGCAGGGTCAAAAACGGCCACAGGTAAACGCTCCACAGCCAACCAGGTTCTGGAAAAAATCAAGGATGCCCACCCCATAGTCGAAGATATACTCAACTATCGCATGCTCGAAAAATTGCGCTCAACCTACCTGGAACCACTTCCCAAGCTGGTAGATAAAAACGCCCGCCTGCATACTCATTTCAACCAGCTTGCCACGGCAACAGGCAGGCTCTCCAGCTCCAAGCCCAATTTACAGAATATCCCTATTCGCGGGAAATACGGCCCGCGCATGAGAGCCTGCTTCACCGCTTCCGAAGGGAATCTGCTGGCTGCCGCAGACTATTCACAGATAGAATTGCGCGTACTTGCCCACTTCTCCCAAGACCCGGCCCTGCTTGAAGCCTTCCGCAATGACGAGGATATTCACACACGGACAGCCGCTCTGCTCACGGACAAGTCTCCCGAAGAGGTGCTGCCTGACGAGCGACGCAATGCCAAAACCATCAACTTCGGGCTTATCTATGGCATGGGAGTTCAGAAACTGGCTCGGGAACTCAAAATAAAACAGACCGAAGCCAAAGAGTTCACAGAACGCTATTTTGAAAAGCTTTCAACTCTCAAGGCCTATTACGACACCATTGTAAGCGACGCTCAGGAACACGGCTTTGTCACCACTCTTGCAGGACGTCGTCGTCTCCTCCCCGAACTACATTCCAAAAACACCATGTTGGCCAGTGAAGCACGCCGTCAGGCGGTGAATACAGTTATTCAGGGAACTGCAGCCGACATCATCAAAATGGCTATGGTCGCTGCCCATACGGACAAGCAACTGGCCGCCCTCGGTGCAAAGCTTATTCTTCAAGTACATGATGAACTGATAGTGGAAGCCCCTGAAGCACACATTGAAGCTGCTGGTGCTCGCCTTGTTGAAATCATGCAAGATGCAGCCGACCTGGCTGTTCCTCTCAAGGTTGACATGGGAGTTGCCAAAGATTGGGGCGATGCCCATTGA